A single region of the Sorghum bicolor cultivar BTx623 chromosome 9, Sorghum_bicolor_NCBIv3, whole genome shotgun sequence genome encodes:
- the LOC8065324 gene encoding chromatin modification-related protein EAF1 B isoform X3: MVNAEPCSMGGIMDYDVGVGTKSSPRSMAIEKAQEELRQESDVRDERWRELEFLEKGGNPLDFNFVHLETVSVHSASLTNQIEAQTVISDAKRSFSASPLGDSVESTDKPGGSLCREINTADNLMLLGGGNNNIAEKVVKRGTKRLNAALPKQSLPSDGHKNVKKPAASGLSRLGVKSQAYVRRNRSKSSRESGNVTSIRSSTTPAKVYEPKDDKVVAQKKNAGDDGVLSVSSIKQSGSNRDNAPKNTSSDDHATMELDGIQTILESECVVNDEVNKAGNNSKAKDLSSNDANHDRLLVGCDEIAAEVASAETPDTNLKVVIRPCHSSASTYDEKVSCAVDEKADDGHMDEHMANIHEGELDNNRTVPACVVDASTSHKDVAGPSCEGTVDIVDEHADRDTNLVVGKIDSHEDLDNSRHSNMVLKGSGISVDFSRPTPLKESSDLVQPEASNIPHVKDEMEVCNSAIVAQKDTECLSSGRSMNVEESPVLVRKNSYVENSNSAHPVSVGIELPDALPSPKNDESNVGSEIKKSENLNKMEKKAYEDSILKNARVIEISTKKAGQRSPCNIALEKRRKSHWDFVLEEMAWMANDFMQERLWKSVAAAQVCHWIVSDGRAKFEEASILKKQKSVIKIIAKAIMSFWRSAEALQTDDRTAKMMHHNSSMLEETDPSGIKAGKEQGHNSLEAKESSQQRSQIHDYAVRFLEYNSRTDDFHVLPEAPPTPDRLNDFGILKVSDHLSEGSLFYTVAPGAVLAYRESLESLFVYHKEAGNAELNNDYEASVCDSVAVCSDLPQENAYEEDEGETCTYLSPKAYDGGFVSNMVHKKKHVMPQRISVARPYQIGTYVPYEPCMESKSRNQPLLSNGKRPTSFLAIPPKRTRTAARQRVVSPFHAGASGPPQVTNKTDVSSGDTNSYQEDQSSLHGGSLPWRNTDFESTVDSDRQLPYDAGEMCTKDIKKKKIKNSGYKIAQNAANSYVPTSIKGRTYDPRMQADLVNKYEQKEYLKKRPDVHQYDSNGNSVVYGGQHASKKLKMGKQGIDISQEASPVASQMSNMANPARFIKFIANRDRGRKCKTLKMTSSGGWSSFEDQALVVLVHDMGENWELVSDAINSIVQFKCVHRQPKECKERHKVLVDRSSGDGGDSADDSGSSQHYHNTLPGIPKGSARQLFERLQGPFDEENLKAHFEKIILLMQQVHARHRQGNRQDLKPIMQPHSSHVIALSQACLNKISGGTLTPLDLCDVTSPNLDSITPGSVYPGSHTNGITLPNHQGSVGPSTPTSNLNSRLPGSPAMVLGSNSPSPSTSNSPRDAQKYGVPRPTSLQGDEQPKIQYNQMANGRNLHQPGVSAPGTIPSGVDCGAGARMMPSAPGMGMVAGLNRGMPGARPGFPRISSPAMLNAVPSGNLLPNSGQGVLTAVSVHPGAISGPGNSILRPRDPMQTFRPGQGMEEHRQMSEFDMPVSQGSGQATVQFSGMNPSLLSSSPVQQPQRPHQMSQSLHMFGNPHHSQIHGTNSSSQQQAYAVHLAKERQMQRHMAPQQHSDLSGASAVPNVQNSTQILQQNQASSANPVPCSKPQHQRQQAAQNLLDSSSPNQPATTTQQKQKKQQGQQQSRQNQSQRNHGSQQAKLMKSLGRGNMMPQSPPIDSIPSNAACTPSKNHVSEKLVQHGQGLFPANTAPTPSMPQPGNQPRLVTSLPQSPKVADIGNQGLMQGSSNQTLLALQQPPHHSKSSLTTQLQQRQINPSQNSIERAMGQQNRQMNSDCSIDLHVGQVRHNQMVTTSMAQSADSCSPVLASVNQQKREASLNQTSATSSSKLLSSPQDTSFGYETLLPSSSQDMLLSGGFPLQAHGVGGQWNQQAREQLQSQHQQRPVVQGSVYAPSNSGPG; the protein is encoded by the exons ATGGTGAATGCGGAGCCGTGCTCGATGGGTGGAATTATGGATTATGATGTTGGTGTCGGCACCAAATCTTCACCACGCAGTATGGCCATTGAGAAAGCTCAGGAGGAGCTCAGGCAGGAGTCTGATGTTCGCGATGAGCGGTGGAGAGAGTTGGAATTTCTAGAGAAA GGAGGCAACCCGTTAGATTTCAATTTTGTACATCTAGAAACAGTCAGTGTACACTCCGCTTCTCTCACAAATCAAATAGAAGCGCAAACTGTGATAAG TGACGCTAAGCGTAGTTTTTCTGCATCACCTCTTGGAGATTCAGTCGAGAGTACTGACAAACCTGGAGGTTCACTGTGCCGCGAAATCAACACAGCAGACAATCTTATGCTTTTGGGTGGAGGTAACAACAACATTGCAGAGAAGGTTGTAAAAAGAGGAACCAAAAGATTAAATGCAGCCCTACCCAAGCAGTCATTGCCCAGTGATGGtcacaaaaatgtgaaaaagccTGCTGCCTCTGGTTTGTCACGCCTTGGAGTCAAAAGCCAGGCATATGTTCGGCGCAATAGGTCAAAGTCAAGTAGGGAGAGTGGGAATGTCACATCTATTAGATCTTCTACGACCCCTGCTAAAGTCTATGAGCCAAAAGATGATAAAGTTGTAGCACAGAAAAAAAATGCAGGTGATGATGGTGTATTGTCCGTTTCCAGTATAAAACAGTCTGGATCTAACCGTGACAATGCACCAAAGAATACATCTTCTGATGACCATGCAACAATGGAGCTGGATGGGATTCAAACCATTCTTGAAAGTGAATGTGTTGTGAACGACGAAGTAAACAAAGCTGGCAATAATAGCAAAGCTAAAGATCTGTCATCAAATGATGCAAATCATGACCGTCTCCTTGTTGGGTGTGATGAGATTGCTGCTGAAGTTGCATCTGCAGAAACCCCTGATACCAATTTAAAAGTTGTTATAAGGCCATGCCATTCTAGTGCATCTACATATGATGAGAAAGTGTCATGCGCTGTTGATGAAAAGGCTGATGATGGACACATGGATGAACATATGGCCAATATCCATGAAGGGGAACTTGATAACAACAGGACAGTTCCTGCTTGTGTTGTAGACGCTTCTACTTCACACAAAGATGTAGCGGGCCCATCTTGTGAAGGCACCGTGGATATTGTTGATGAGCATGCAGACAGGGACACCAATCTTGTTGTAGGGAAGATTGATTCTCATGAAGACCTAGATAATAGTAGACATTCTAACATGGTTCTCAAAGGAAGTGGCATATCTGTAGATTTCAGCAGGCCTACTCCTTTGAAGGAAAGTTCCGATCTTGTACAACCTGAAGCCAGTAATATTCCTCATGTGAAAGATGAAATGGAAGTTTGTAACAGTGCAATAGTTGCACAGAAAGACACAGAATGCTTGTCTTCTGGCCGCAGCATGAATGTCGAGGAAAGTCCAGTTTTGGTCAGGAAAAATAGCTATGTTGAGAATTCAAACTCTGCACATCCTGTTTCTGTAGGCATTGAGTTGCCTGATGCCTTGCCTTCACCAaaaaatgatgaatctaatgtGGGGAGTGAGATTAAAAAATCTGAGAACTTGAATAAGATGGAAAAGAAGGCTTATGAAGATTCTATTCTTAAAAACGCTCGTGTTATAGAG ATAAGTACTAAAAAGGCTGGTCAACGATCTCCCTGTAACATTGCCttagagaagaggagaaagagCCACTGGGATTTTgttcttgaggagatggcttggATGGCTAATGATTTCATGCAG GAACGACTTTGGAAAAGTGTGGCTGCAGCTCAGGTGTGCCACTGGATTGTTTCTGATGGTCGTGCCAAGTTTGAAGAAGCAAGCATTCTGAAAAAGCAGAAATCTGTTATAAAAATCATTGCAAAGGCTATCATGAGTTTCTGGCGTTCAGCTGAGGCTTTACAGACTGATGACAGGACAGCTAAAATGATGCATCACAATTCAAGTATGCTGGAGGAGACAGATCCTTCTGGAATCAAAGCTGGAAAAGAACAG GGTCACAACTCACTGGAAGCCAAAGAATCCAGCCAGCAACGGTCACAGATTCATGATTATGCAGTTCGATTTCTTGAATATAACAGTAGAACAGATGATTTTCATGTGTTGCCTGAAGCCCCACCAACTCCTGACAGgctgaatgactttggaatcttgaaagtGTCTGATCATCTCTCAGAA GGAAGTCTCTTCTATACAGTAGCACCTGGGGCAGTGCTGGCATACAGGGAGTCTCTGGAATCTCTTTTCGTGTATCACAAG GAAGCTGGAAATGCTGAGCTTAACAATGACTATGAAGCATCTGTGTGTGATTCTGTTGCAG TTTGTTCAGATTTGCCCCAGGAGAATGCATATGAGGAGGATGAAGGTGAGACATGTACTTATCTTTCTCCTAAAGCATATGATGGTGGTTTCGTATCGAATATGGTTCACAAGAAGAAACACGTAATGCCACAAAGGATTAGCGTTGCAAGGCCATATCAAATTGGTACCTATGTGCCTTATGAACCATGCATGGAAAGCAAGTCAAGGAACCAACCATTGTTATCAAATGGCAAAAGACCTACTTCTTTCCTTGCAATTCCTCCAAAGCGCACCCGCACAGCTGCCAGGCAACGAGTTGTAAGCCCGTTTCATGCTGGTGCTAGTGGACCACCCCAAGTCACAAATAAGACAGATGTTTCAAGTGGTGACACAAACTCCTACCAAGAGGATCAAAGTTCATTGCATGGAGGGTCTTTGCCATGGAGGAACACAGATTTTGAATCTACAGTTGATTCTGATAGACAACTGCCTTATGATGCTGGCGAAATGTGCACTAAAGACattaagaagaaaaagataaagaactcaggatacAAAATTGCTCAAAATGCAGCCAATTCATATGTTCCAACTTCCATAAAG GGCCGTACTTATGATCCAAGAATGCAAGCTGACTTGGTTAATAAATATGAGCAG AAGGAATATCTCAAGAAGAGACCAGATGTCCACCAATATGATTCAAATGGAAACAGTG TTGTATATGGTGGTCAACATGCTTCGAAGAAGCTTAAAATGGGGAAGCAAGGGATAGATATTTCACAAGAAGCTTCTCCTGTTGCATCACAGATGAGCAACATGGCAAATCCTGCTAGATTTATAAAGTTCATTGCTAATAGGGATCGCGGGAGAAAATGCAAAACACTAAAG atgacatcttctggTGGATGGTCAAGCTTTGAGGATCAG GCACTTGTTGTCCTGGTCCATGATATGGGTGAGAACTGGGAACTAGTTAGTGATGCAATCAACAGCATCGTGCAGTTCAAG TGTGTACATAGGCAGCCTAAAGAGTGCAAGGAGCGCCACAAGGTTCTTGTGGATAGAAGCTctggtgatggtggtgacagtgcAGATGACTCCGGTTCATCTCAGCATTACCATAATACATTGCCAGGCATTCCAAAG GGCAGCGCAAGGCAATTATTTGAGCGACTTCAAGGACCATTTGACGAAGAGAATCTTAAGGCACATTTTGAAAAGATTATACTACTCATGCAACAAGTGCATGCCAGACATAGACAG GGTAATCGCCAGGATCTCAAGCCAATCATGCAGCCACATAGTTCCCATGTTATCGCACTTTCACAAGCATGTCTGAACAAAATTTCTGGGGGCACTTTGAC GCCCCTTGATCTCTGTGATGTAACAAGTCCAAATCTTGATTCAATTACACCTGGCAGTGTGTACCCAGGTTCTCATACAAATGGGATAACACTGCCGAACCATCAGGGTTCTGTTGGTCCTTCTACTCCTACTTCAAATCTGAATTCCCGGTTACCAGGTTCTCCTGCTATGGTTTTGGGCAGCAATTCACCGTCACCTTCAACATCGAATAGTCCTAG GGATGCTCAGAAATATGGTGTTCCCAGACCTACCTCTTTACAGGGTGACGAACAACCAAAGATTCAATATAATCAGATGGCCAATGGCAGAAATCTTCATCAGCCTGGAGTTTCTGCTCCTGGAACTATTCCTTCCGGGGTTGATTGTGGTGCAGGTGCCCGCATGATGCCTTCTGCCCCTGGTATGGGAATGGTGGCAGGACTAAATCGAGGTATGCCTGGTGCCAGGCCAGGCTTTCCAAGGATTAGTTCACCAGCAATGCTAAATGCAGTTCCGTCTGGAAATCTGTTGCCCAACAGTGGGCAAGGTGTGCTCACTGCAGTAAGTGTCCATCCTGGAGCCATATCTGGTCCTGGCAATTCAATCTTGAGGCCACGTGATCCTATGCAAACATTTCGT CCTGGTCAGGGTATGGAAGAGCATAGGCAGATGTCGGAGTTCGACATGCCGGTTTCACAGGGAAGTGGCCAAGCCACTGTCCAGTTTAGCGGCATGAATCCATCATTGTTGAGTTCTTCACCTGTTCAGCAACCCCAACGGCCACATCAGATGTCACAGTCGTTACACATGTTTGGGAATCCACACCATTCTCAGATCCATGGAACTAATTCAAGCTCGCAACAGCAGGCATATGCTGTGCACTTGGCTAAAGAAAGACAAATGCAACGACATATGGCACCTCAACAGCATAGTGATCTTTCTGGAGCTAGTGCAGTACCTAATGTGCAGAATAGTACTCAAATATTGCAGCAGAACCAAGCCTCGTCTGCCAATCCAGTCCCTTGTTCAAAACCACAACATCAGCGACAGCAAGCGGCACAAAATCTGCTGGATAGCTCATCTCCCAACCAACCTGCCACTACTACACAACAGAAGCAGAAGAAACAGCAGGGACAACAGCAGTCTAGACAAAATCAGTCACAAAGGAACCATGGTAGTCAACAAGCTAAGCTTATGAAGAGCTTAGGACGAGGAAACATGATGCCCCAGAGTCCTCCAATTGACAGCATACCATCCAATGCTGCTTGTACTCCATCGAAGAACCATGTGTCTGAAAAACTGGTGCAGCATGGCCAAGGACTTTTCCCTGCTAATACAGCACCAACACCGTCAATGCCTCAACCTGGGAATCAACCTAGGCTAGTCACTTCATTGCCTCAGTCACCTAAGGTGGCAGACATTGGTAACCAAGGCTTAATGCAAGGTTCTTCAAATCAGACCCTGTTAGCTTTGCAACAACCTCCACATCATTCTAAATCGTCATTGACCACTCAGCTGCAGCAGCGGCAGATTAATCCATCACAGAACAGCATTGAGAGAGCAATGGGGCAACAGAACCGCCAAATGAACTCTGACTGTAGTATAGACTTGCATGTTGGTCAGGTCCGACACAATCAGATGGTTACAACATCCATGGCACAGAGTGCAGATTCGTGCAGCCCTGTACTGGCATCTGTTAACCAGCAGAAGCGTGAGGCATCACTCAATCAGACTTCAGCTACCTCATCGTCTAAGCTGCTTAGCTCTCCTCAAGATACTTCTTTTGGGTATGAAACGTTGTTGCCATCATCTAGCCAAGACATGCTGCTTTCAGGTGGCTTCCCTTTGCAGGCTCATGGTGTTGGTGGCCAGTGGAACCAACAAGCCAGAGAGCAATTGCAGTCTCAGCATCAGCAGAGACCAGTTGTGCAAGGCAGTGTATATGCTCCTTCAAATTCTGGGCCTGGCTGA